Proteins found in one Macrobrachium nipponense isolate FS-2020 chromosome 35, ASM1510439v2, whole genome shotgun sequence genomic segment:
- the LOC135208461 gene encoding receptor-type tyrosine-protein phosphatase zeta-like isoform X2, with translation MAEYSIAILRFIFLASGPVTYALGKNYNVLNNCQGSPVDFVPDLVKGRATISLPISLLDLQLSVEMKYVERDGIAVLQLSPVLRDERKCVDYPTGNRKLCYEKSEVHWGRTNEEGSDHSVGGYNYPMEVQHYFHRTNSTHSLIPVAVGVLFQEMSNDSLPHRPSDTSEGAFSEIHEKYPSFMEEKKRLTLGLARLLPSQIEEKPFYHYRGPVTGQCGPEIDWIVFEDPLEVVPSFLSFLGLLNGKDNLNHHFPPVSRNACYLYSHYSEETDRDDCGFNEAVARTVTSGNKPGNSPDSFQGKSVNASSDLATVETDKAGVLSSKFGGHATSQFDSVSTHSFDSRTVIAKIENVGIIPKETTPLLPQSAEFGGGITFEETPHPILPIASSTESAQPPRTEVKSTVNERHVLQMKLFIPLRRY, from the exons ATGGCAGAATACTCAATCGCTATTTTGCGTTTTATATTTCTCGC ATCAGGACCAGTGACGTATGCACTGGGAAAAAATTACAATGTCCTCAACAACTGCCAAGGCTCGCCGGTGGATTTCGTGCCGGATCTGGTCAAAGGACGGGCGACGATATCTCTACCAATTTCTCTGTTGGATTTACAG TTAAGTGTCGAAATGAAATACGTTGAGCGAGATGGGATTGCGGTTCTGCAGCTGAGCCCTGTTCTAAGAGATGAGAGGAAATGCGTCGACTATCCTACGGGGAACAGGAAGTTGTGCTACGAGAAATCCGAAGTCCATTGGGGAAGGACGAACGAAGAGGGTTCAGACCATTCTGTGGGAG GTTATAATTACCCGATGGAAGTTCAACATTACTTCCACCGAACTAACTCGACACATTCCCTGATACCTGTAGCTGTTGGAGTTTTATTCCAAGAAATGAGCAACGATAGCTTGCCACACCGCCCAtca GATACGTCAGAGGGCGCCTTCTCCGAAATACACGAGAAGTATCCCTCTTTCATGGAAGAAAAGAAGAGGTTAACTCTGGGATTGGCGCGTTTGCTGCCTAGCCAAATTGAAGAAAAGCCATTTTATCACTACAG GGGTCCTGTTACTGGACAGTGTGGCCCAGAGATAGACTGGATAGTGTTCGAGGACCCGCTTGAAGTTGTTCCAAGTTTCCTGTCATTTCTGGGACTCCTCAACGGCAAGGACAACCTTAACCATCACTTCCCACCAGTGTCACGAAATGCGTGTTACTTGTATTCACATTA TTCTGAAGAAACGGACAGGGATGACTGCGGATTTAATGAAGCTGTGGCCAGAAC GGTTACGTCAGGAAATAAACCTGGAAATTCGCCCGACAGTTTTCAGGGTAAAAGTGTAAATGCATCATCAG ATCTTGCGACAGTTGAAACTGACAAAGCTGGGGTGTTGTCATCTAAGTTTGGTGGCCATGCGACATCGCAGTTTGATAGTGTATCGACCCACTCATTCGATAGCAG AACCGTCatagcaaaaatagaaaacgtaGGGATTATTCCGAAGGAGACCACGCCACTACTGCCCCAGTCAGCAGAATTTGGAGGAGGAATCACATTCGAGGAAACGCCACACCCTATTCTCCCTATTGCGTCGTCGACTGAATCAGCCCAGCCTCCCAGGACGGAAGTGAAATCAACAGTAAATGAGAGACATGTCCTTCAAATGAAACTTTTCATACCACTTCGTCGTTACTGA